A window of Maledivibacter sp. genomic DNA:
ATAGATAAACAAACTGCAAAAGAATTTGAAGCGAATCTAGATAGTGAAATCAAGAAGCTAGGTTTTACCTATAGATGGGAGACATCAAGGAAGGGAAAAGATATAATAACCCATAAAACAAGCAGAAAGAAATTTATGAAGGCAGTGGAGAAAATAAAAGACTGGATAAAGGGACAAAGAAACTGTCGCCTAAGGAATATGATAAGTAATCTAAATGATAAATTAAGGGGCTACTATAATTACTATGGAGTCATAGGAAACTGGAAAAGAATAGAGCAGTTTCACAGCATAGTAATAAAGCTATTATATAAATGGCTTAATAGACGTAGTCAAAGAAGAAGTTTTAACTGGACACAATTCAGTGAAAAAATGAGATGGTACAATTTACAAAAACCATTCATTAAGAGAGAATATGAACAGTTAAGATTTAGTTGCTGAAATACGGAAGTAGAGATATACGAGCTGAAGAGCCCGGTGCGGGAAATCCGCACGCCGGGATCTGCGCCAGGGACGTTGGGTGACTGATGGCTCTATGGTGACTGCGTCATTATAATTCTAGATAAGAATGGAGGGATAGAATGAATATATTAGAAAACGGACTAGATTCATTTAAGAAAAGTGTGCTTTTAATGAAGAATTTGTCAGGAAGTAAAGGTAACAAAGAATATGAGTTTCTATTGAAAGATATTATTATTGGACTTCATCATTCAACTGAAACATTATTTAAATTTCTAGTAAGTAAAAAGGACGATAATTTAATATATAAAGACTTAAGAAGTCATTTTGAACACCGATTGAATTTGAAATTGTCATTTAAATCTAAATATAAGCCGAAAACAATTGATTTCATAGATGTAATAAACAGAGTGATAATTCTATATGACTTAGAAATCGAACCTAGTAATTATAGTAAACTAAAATTTTTAAATGAGATCAGAAATAGTATTACTCATTATGAATTTGAATTTGAGGAAGATATTACAGAGCATACAGTAGCAATGTTAATACCCACACTTTTCAGAATATACATAGACAAAATACCATCATTTAAAAATTATGCAGAAGAAAATAACCTTTACTCAGATATTCAAGAATCTGTTGTCGAAAATTTAATGTGGGATATTAAACAGTTACTTTATATCTCAACTAAAATTAATCGTGCAAAATCTGAAATTGAAAAGTTAGATGAAGAGCCTGATAGAAAGAAAGCAATACTTGAAAATAGGAATAAAAAAATTGAATACAAGAATTGTATTTATTGTGGAAAGAACAGCTTTAAGGTTGTTGGGAGTTTATTGATAGACACTGAAAATGCAGTTGAATTAGGGAAGTGTGATTATTGCAAGCTTGAAGTTGACAAGAAAATATCGCAATATCTTTATGTGAATTATGGAAGCTTATTTAATATTGAAACATGGATACGAATGGAGCTGAGTAAGGTTTTAAAGGAGTTCTTGAAGATTAAAGACATAGATATTACTTTTGGTAAAGACGTTATATCAATACAAAACCTATATAAAAAATATACTGACCTATTTGAAAAAAGAACAAAAATTATTGTGGGTTATTTTATTGAGGACATGATTAGTAGATTGTTGAAGAATAATTTTGAAAGTAGTTACTACTTCGAAAATGATACTATGGAGAATATTATTGAAAATGATGACTCCAAATTGTTGATTGATTTTAAAAGTTTACTTGAAGATAATAGTGATGATGAACGCTTGATAGAGGATAGTGAGTTATTAGGAATAATAGTTAAGAATTATAGCAAAATAACTGGAAATAGCGAAGAAGACTCATTTTATAAACTTGTTAGGGTTGAGTACGTTGAAGCATACGAAAATGGCATGTATATGTCTTGGAATGGGGTACAAATTGAATCAGAAATATCAATTAGAACTGATTTTAACGCCTATGAGTTGTGGTCATTACT
This region includes:
- a CDS encoding group II intron reverse transcriptase/maturase — encoded protein: IDKQTAKEFEANLDSEIKKLGFTYRWETSRKGKDIITHKTSRKKFMKAVEKIKDWIKGQRNCRLRNMISNLNDKLRGYYNYYGVIGNWKRIEQFHSIVIKLLYKWLNRRSQRRSFNWTQFSEKMRWYNLQKPFIKREYEQLRFSC